TGCTCCCGGTCCTGGCCGGCGCCGCCGCGTGCGGCATCGCCTATCGCCTGCTGCTCGGCTGAACCCTCAGGGGAGCGACGTCCGAAGCGTTGCCATCGGGAGGAACATGGGCTGGGGTAGCTTCGAAGGCGGGATCACCTGGAATCCGTATCTCTCGTAAAAGCCCATGACGTCGGTACTCTTCGCGTCTACCAGCACCCCGAGAGCGGCACTGAGTTCGGCGGCCCGCAATGAGGTTTGCAGAGCGTGTTTGAGGAGGTCGCGGCCAAGCCCCCGGCCGTGGCGGCGCTCGTCGGTTGCGAGCTTTCCGATCAGGATCGCGGGAATCGGGTAACGGGGAAGCCGTTGGGTGACAATCGCGGCTAGCTGGTCGGCCGCGATCGAGGTGTTGCTCAGGGCGTAGTAGCCCAAGAGGACGCGTGACGCGGGATCGTCCACCGCTACGTAGATGCGGCTAAGCCCACTCTCATGGTTCGAGAGAGCGTGCTTGCGGAGGAACGTGTCCAGAGCGGGCTCTCCGCAACGGAAGCCCTCCCGATCATCTCCTCTTTCCAGCGGCCGGATGACCATCGGTCACGACGCTTCCATACCGGCTGCATCGGCCCCCATCAGGGCTCGGAGCGCATCCGTGGGTTCCGGCGGGCGGGTGATCAACCGCTGAACGAACGCGAAGCCCTCGGGTTCCAGGTTGTAGGTGGCCGTCCTTCGCGCGCGGTCCAAAAGGGGATTGACTACTTCCCTGACCCGCGTTCCGGCCGCGTCCATGCTCCCGACCCGACGCCCGGCCAGGGATTCTTCAACGGCCCACGCGAACAACGAGACAGCGTTTCGTACCAGATCGGAACTGCCGGTTTCCAGGAGCTTCTGGATTCGCTCGATCTGTTCGATGTCAGCTCGTTCCTTGATCTTCGTCTCAATGCGCATCTCTTCTCCGGGTGTGCGGAAGCATTGATACACTGAAGCTTGCGGCTCAGTTCCCGGAGTTCTCCGGGCCTGCGACCGCTATTTTCCGGAAGCCGGGGTGCCGGATCTAGCAGGAACCAGCCTTTCTTCCGGCGTTTTGACCGGGAGGCCCGCGGCGTGCCAGGCCTGGTATCCGCCGGTGAGGTTCATGACGTCGGTGATGCCGTGGGCCTGCAGGACGCTTGCGGCGATGGCGGAGCGCGCGCCTCCCTGGCACTGCAGCACCACCGGCTTCCCTGTTTGCACCTCGTCCAGGCGGTCCGGCAGGTAGCCCAGGGGAACGTTGGGGACCGACGGCAGGTGGCCGGCGTCCCACTCCGCGCGCCCCCGCACGTCGATCACCTCCACGTCGCCCGCCTCCATCCGCGCCCGCAACTCCGCCGCCGTGATCTGCGGAATGCGCTCCATCGGCCGGCCGGAGCTCGCCCACGCCGCCACCGCGTCGCTCCCGAACCAGCCGGCCACCTCGTCCAGCCCGATCATCGCCAAGTCCTTTACCGCCTCGGCCACGGCCGCGCCCGACTCGTCGGCCATGAGCAGATAGAACGGCTGGCCGAAGGGAACCAGCGATCCCGCCCAGGTGCTGAACGACTTGTTGAACGGGATGTTGATGGTGCCCGGGACGTGCCCCTGGCCGAACGCGTCTGTGGAGCGCGTATCCACCACGGTCGCCCCGCCTTCCAGCAACGCCGCGAGCGTGTCCGCCTCCATCCGCGCCGGACGGGGGAAGCCGTTCAGCAGGGCCGGGCCTTCGCGGTTGATGCGCTTCATCTGCGCGAAGTACTTCGGCGGCTCGGGCTGGCCAGCCAGCACCGTGCGGACGAATGCGTCCTCGCTTTCTTCCGACACCGCCCAGTTGAACAGCTTTTCGTAGCCGAGCGTGCTGTGCGGAATGGCGCTCATCCCCTTACCGCAGGCGGAGCCGGCGCCGTGCCCCGGCCAGATCTGCAGCCAGTCGGGCTGCTCGGCCTTGAAGCGCCGCAGGCTGGCGAACAGGCTGCGCGCCCCCGCTTCCATGGTTCCCGCCACGCCGGCCGCCTTTTCCAGCAGGTCCGGCCGCCCCACGTCGCCCACGAAGATGAAGTCGCCGGTCACCGCGGCGATGGGCCGGTCGGCGGCCGCCGCGTCGGTGATCAGAAAGCTCAGGTGCTCCGGCGTGTGCCCGGGCGTGTGAAGCACCGTCACCCGCACGTTCCCTACGGAGAACCGGTCGCCGTCGCGCACCAGCGTCGCGCCGTCCGCCGCGGCAAAGGCGTACTGCCAGTCGTCGCCCCCCTCGGCCGAGAGGTAGAGGCGCGCGCCGGTGCGCGCCGCCAGCTCGCGGCTTCCCGAGACGTAGTCGGCGTGGATGTGCGTTTCCGTCACCGCTGTCACGCGAAGCTTCTCCGCCTCCCCGGCGCGCAC
This Longimicrobium sp. DNA region includes the following protein-coding sequences:
- a CDS encoding MBL fold metallo-hydrolase, with the protein product MIVKRFYDEKLAQASYLIGCGATGDALVVDPNRDVEQYVRAGEAEKLRVTAVTETHIHADYVSGSRELAARTGARLYLSAEGGDDWQYAFAAADGATLVRDGDRFSVGNVRVTVLHTPGHTPEHLSFLITDAAAADRPIAAVTGDFIFVGDVGRPDLLEKAAGVAGTMEAGARSLFASLRRFKAEQPDWLQIWPGHGAGSACGKGMSAIPHSTLGYEKLFNWAVSEESEDAFVRTVLAGQPEPPKYFAQMKRINREGPALLNGFPRPARMEADTLAALLEGGATVVDTRSTDAFGQGHVPGTINIPFNKSFSTWAGSLVPFGQPFYLLMADESGAAVAEAVKDLAMIGLDEVAGWFGSDAVAAWASSGRPMERIPQITAAELRARMEAGDVEVIDVRGRAEWDAGHLPSVPNVPLGYLPDRLDEVQTGKPVVLQCQGGARSAIAASVLQAHGITDVMNLTGGYQAWHAAGLPVKTPEERLVPARSGTPASGK
- a CDS encoding GNAT family N-acetyltransferase; the protein is MVIRPLERGDDREGFRCGEPALDTFLRKHALSNHESGLSRIYVAVDDPASRVLLGYYALSNTSIAADQLAAIVTQRLPRYPIPAILIGKLATDERRHGRGLGRDLLKHALQTSLRAAELSAALGVLVDAKSTDVMGFYERYGFQVIPPSKLPQPMFLPMATLRTSLP